ACATTTGAACTAATTGGCTTTGAGTGGAAAGTATTCCAACAAAACTTTTTTGTGAACGATATGTCTTGGAGTGTGAAGGACCTTATTAAAAGTTTCATACATGGTTGCcattttatgattttatttttctttttggattaaaacattttgcaattaattttataaattgatTAATGATTGGTATGCATTTAAATGATACTATTTGAAGTTGAAGGAACCCTATCAAAAGTTTCATCGGTCGTTATCACTTAaagactttaatttttttagatttttttagggCTATGGAAGTTTACTTCCAAAAAATTGCTCATATTATTATCTTTTacttaatataaatattttaaaatgccATCATTTGCCTTTTAGATATTCAACAACAGCGTTTGGAATTCTTCAAAAATAACTATGATAGCGAGCGGGAAGCTATGCTACTAGAATTCAAcgaggattttaataaaatgcaaAATCTGCGGGTTCGTACCCATGAGCAGTTGGAAAATGTCTACTATCAACTAGAAGAGAAGAATGAGAATCAAAGAAATGAGGCACATGAACGATATCTGGCGAAATTGGATGACATTAAAGCAATGGTAAGATCCTTAGAAACCACAAACCATAGAAGATAGTTAAAAATATTGGTTTCGTATAAAGATATGCTAGGCATTTTAAATTATTGAAGATAGCAACCTAATAACTATTTAAAACCACAAACAAAACTGGTGCTTACTATGGTATAACAAAGCATACCAAGCATAGCTTAAAAGTTTAGTACCAAATGATGACGATAATAAATACTGATCACTTAACTAACGGTGAGTATTTAGTACATGAAGGGCAGCTAAATAAAAGAGAACACTTCCttataaatatattattttggggaagtgtccccaacctaaaaaATGGTTTCGAGGTAGTGCCATTGTAGCATATGTCCTACGTCCTCCTATTATCTCTAATATTATTTTGGAGaagtgtccccaacctaaaaaATGGTTTCGAggtcgtgccattgtagcatatGTCCTCCTACGTCCTCCTATGacgccattgtagcctatgtcgtgccattgtagtctatgtcgtgccattgtagcctatgtccgccatgtcctatgacgctgaacacctgcgttcgaatcctggcgaaatcatcggacaaaattcaaagcggtggttattccctcttaatgctggcgacatttgcgaggtaccatgccatgcctggttatgtaaaaaattctcacaaagaggtgtcgctctgcagcaagccgttcggactcggcaataaacaATGGCCAATTATCATTGATTGGATATAAAACTCGTAttccactctcaaatatctttcatttttgTCCTatgttgtcataatgggtcaattaacctattcgacatatttttaggAGTAAAAGCGCCACcgagacttgaacgcaaatgctAATGTGATATTTGTTATCTTCCcccaaatatatttcatttgagtcccataaagccatggtcggtcaatatgcccatttgggggtatttggaggTGAGGCGACCtcacattacttggacctatttctttatgtcatatttgtaatctaccgccgaatacctttcatttgagccccaaattggtAGGAACTTCAAATATATCTGTTAGGAAGAGTTTAGGGGGTTAGGTTGAAtcgtcatatgcccatttggggagtttttgggcaGTGGAAGGACCGCTATATTtctatctgattttgtatgccagagaGATCTACGATCTCGAGGGCGAttattgaattcagaaatacgtttccCAGAGGTTTGGTGGCTGCCTGGATGTCAgaaaaaggttaggttaggtaacgGGTAACTTTCTCGATTTGTCCAATCCCAGTTCTTGACAGTACAGCCTAAAGCCTACATGGTCTTACTTTCTGGAACCATCCGAATATAAGTCCACACAAGAATGCAAGATCTGTGTCCCCATAGCCCGCACCACTAAGTATCACCTATGGTTTCTGGATAAGAACTACTTCAAACTCTCTGGCAACCCGAGGGATTTTCATGCCGCCGAAGTAGCTTTTCAATGGTCGAGATTTACATGCAGCAACCTGACAATGGTCACTCTCCGTCTCTCCGTAAATGTTACGTTACCCTTTTCGTCTTCTCAGAGATTCATCCCCAAAAGATTCGTTTCATCTCATCGTGTTGAGTTTCCTCATGCATCCAGGTGTAACTGAGCAACTACTGATTTTTTGGCAGTTTTTAAGTTTGCTTCTTTATCGCCAACGCACACGATGAGTCTAATGCAACCAAATGACCCATTTATATAGAGCTTGTCGAGTCACGTCTCGGAGCCTTACCTTCCGCTCCGAGTTGCGATGTGGATGACAGTTCCTCAACAAGTCTTCAGCAACAATCTCTATAACCCAACCTCTATACACCTTTTGTACCTTTTAAAAACGTAGCATACCACTCCTTCAGACATGTTGAGCCCTGCGATGCAGTTTGTTTTGGAACTTATACAGCATGTCTccggttaggtaaggttaagttaagtaaggttgaaaagagggtgcggatattaatacgctccatggcactatggacatatacctaatccagtaatcggcttgttgtgcgctttaaatactaaaGGGTAATATTTTAAGAGGTATaggaaaaaaacacataaattttagaaatatttatgaaatctttatttgaatcgatagtacggtccatttaTGGTGGCTGCGCTTCAAATGGTCTATACGCTTAGTCCAATCTTGACATTCAATGTTggcttccaatgcgtcaattgaagcgggcttaactgtatagacatgagcttacacatagccccacaaaaaagtctaaaaacgttaaatcgcacgatctaggcggccaattgaacggtcccgaacgtgaaataaaatgttcaccgaactcgcctcttaataagtaaattgttacgcatgctgtgtggcatgtggcatcgtcttgttgaaagtTGGATATCGTCTCactgtagcgctcaccattcacatttacgttacgattcgcattatctttgaagaagtacggtccaatgatgttaccagcccataaaccacaccaaattattactttttctggatgcattggtagctcatgCAATGCTtcgggctgatcttcacttcaaaatcgacaattctgcttatttatgtacctaTTTAGCCTAAAATTAGCTTCgaaatgatataaaaaatgcgcacgatgaactttcttaacagggcacgcattttgacaataaaattcaaaagcttgcaagcgttgttcgtttgtaagacgattcatggtttaattatagaccaaactgaagaagtttgacagtgaaagaaaatacgaaacgtgcgtgagctgtttaaaccggtGTAGccaataggaggccaccgtattgcagaggctagcatgtccgcctatgacgctgaacgcccgagaaaaaaaatcagcggtggctttcccctcctaactttggcaaacatttgtgaggtaatatgccatgcaaaacttctctcccaggcgttcagcgtcatagacggacacgctaacctctgcgctacggtggcctccttgagcctttagagagcgcaattattatccgatttggtttaaattttgtacgacatgttttgttatagttccaacaactgtgttaggtatggttcaaatcggtctataaccttatatagctgccatataaaccatgtcaacatacgtgtcaaatatggtctgaattagtctatagcctgatagagctcccatataaatcgatctccctatgtTACTTATTAAGCCccgaaagggcgcaattcatattcgaattggcttgatatagctccgatatcatagcaaatcttttcttttatcctttgtttgtataTCGGATTCCATAGTgcatataggattcggcccggctgaacttagaacgcttttactcgtttaaTTCTTCCTTACTCCACTATGGTCCagcacccaaactatgcggatcgtgccattctcagagaagacgttaatctcctaatactccaagactgttcttgaccttaccatcctgcttctaattgcccttatggcaattttactgtccgtaaagatgttgacACTCGGCATCATCCAGTtaacatcacaccacctcaAAAATTCCTCGATCGCCTGGATCTTCGctcgcaggaccgtattatggtcaggcagtctaaacagatctcaatccctgggttctcaatgttgatCTCCACTCCCaatctgtcctttagctttgatttatacgtgtaacatgatcttccatagggcaatactagggttccgtcaaaaaATTGTGCCGTTGGGAGCAGTGCCTCTCCcccgacctcaagtgtcgtctcagatatccgatcggaaacctcttcccttccttttagGTTTCTtatagtcgcctcgattataccccgatggtatgagctgctcccaacctcaatccattctcccatcaccttaagtctcatagccgcatggTTAATCTGTACGTCTATGGGTCggacatctagaatagtctacagtgccctagtgtgcgtggtccttatcgctctacttgtgttctctgaacctgtttacTATCCTAACATTGCACTTTTTCCCCcatggcagtccaccaaactactcagGTGGCACGGAATTACTTGAGCAcataggctgaaactttgagctccaatctgtgtggtgttctttgttatcacgagaagcttagctgagagctaccgggcgcgtccacaggttgcggatagaggaatgctccatacggaatagctgcaactgcagtcgtgaacaaccagcggtatcgagtagagagtctcagtgagagcccGGTTGGTACcggttcttgcttaaatactgagtgcctatgatgcttgatgcGACAAgccgagttattggtgcctttaaataaacaatggccatcatgttcccgcggaaATCGGTCGTATAGAtgggaacgagcttgctcgtcTATAAGAGCTTGCCGAgggtcgccacctccacatgcaaaagtggctacaacaacaagaacaactaaGACGTAACCAAGTTTTGATCTAAtcgcgctcctgtagagccagtgaactttCCTCGGATGCAGGCCCCAttacgagcctacggcccatctacatagtactcaacatctgtgagccttctcggtaagCTCCTGggtatgacacttccaattcagtttcctgtccaagaacactcctaagtatttgaccttgtcaaatatctaaatcgttttattgaggaagcgTGGTGGGTTTAATTGGCCctcctttgtcttcctcgtgaacaagcatatttcagtcttttcggggttaacattgagactactagatctagcccagtcgtatgccatctgcaggacactttcggcccttccaattagctggttcagatccttatCCATTAGAAGTATTCTAACATCGtgtgcgtagcagacgggttcaaatccctcctcagtcagcatctttCTTCTAATAAGGCAGGACAATAATATAATCTACAGCAACTGCTCCCTAAAGAGGCTGAACATTGCAACCGGAAACCGAGTTTCTTTCCTCGCTTTTGTCATATTTTCCCACCGCCATTTTTGATGTCTGAAAGTTGAATTTTAAGGAATCTATCTCTTCCAGATGCAACTACGTATTGAAGACATCACCGAGAAGGGTGAGCAGAAACTTGAAAAACTTTGGAATGAATATCAACAGGCCTTGGCTGAATATGTTCAGCATACGGAGGGTTTCTATGCTGATTATATGGATCTCAAGGAGAGGGATGAGGAGTATACCAATCAGACTCGAGAATATTGCTATGAAATTGAAAAGGCCAGTAATCAATTGGCAGCTTTAAAGCTAACTTTGGCCGATGCCGAAGATAAATCTGAGGTGAGGCTGAAACATTTAAAGGATCTCAAGGAGTATATGGGTAATAAACACAATGAGCTCAAGGAGAGAATAGATGTGGAAATGATGGAGAATGAGGAGAAATTCAAGATGATGAGTGTGGAAAGCTACAAGGCGGTAAAGGTGAGTTGCGAGAAAATAGTCTCTAAAAGGTACAGATTTTCACTTAAAGCAATCCTCAGTTTATATGAAAGCCAAGGAAAAATGAAGGGGAAACCAATCCCCTACTTTCTTTTTATATAAACTGAAACTTAGTAACTATAACTGGGTCATGAGCATCTGGACTAGACAGCAGATATTCAAATGCCATACCTCTGATTTCGTTGCACATACTTTTTCTCATTATGTAGCCTATAATAAAATCTCATATCTTTGCTTTCcagttttttaaaaacttatttGACAAAGGCAATACCCTGTTGCAATTGGTCACCGTGTGTCGCAAATTTGAAACCGAAAAGGAGAAAATTTTACCCTTGGGCCTGCCACCCATTTCCAAGTTAATGTTTGAAAATGAGGCCGAGCAATACACCCAAGTGCCAGAAGAGCTTAAAGCGGTAGGCAGTTGAATTTTTACAATTAATCACAACTCTATGGAACTCTTTAATCTTTATTCCCAGGAGAGCTTTTGCAATTGGCAATTAATGGAGGATTTCTGGAAACGTGTCAATAATGTTAAAATCGATTTGGTGTGTTTGACGCAACGCAAACGCAGCTTGGAGCAGGAAAACGAACGTCTCAAATCGGAGCTGGAGGAACGCTTGATGAGTCTCAACATCAGTAATGGCATCAATACCCATGTCAATGATTACTTGGCCAAAAGGCCAAGCAGTATGCGCATTAAACGCGTCGAAcgcatcgatttggaccaacgcCAAAAATGCCAGTCGGCCGATGTAAATGTGGGTCGACAGCAAAAATCCCATCGTCCTCATACCACATCGTGCATCACGGAGGCCAATTTTACCACAGCCGTGCGCTCACGGCTGCTGGCCAAGGGAAAACCAAAATtggccaaaattgtggcaatAAAACATTGAACAATTGTTCCATAATAAAAACGAAATCATGGCTTTGGAAAACCCAGAGAGGGTAGAACGACGTGTAGTACAAGATGATGGTTCATCAATAGGGTTGCCATGcaattaaaaaaggaaaaaaagttACACATTTCAAGGAAACCCACAATTGTTAAGCtagtattaaaaaataaaaaaaaccgctgttctttcctaaaaaaattttttatacaaaaattttcttaaaaatctttCCGAAAAGAAATCTTCttcttttttacacaaaaaaaaattaggaaaaactttcaaacgaaaaaaaatttgaccaaAAATGTTTCTAGACGAAATTTTTTCCGATCGAAAATTCcgcaaattgctaattttgcccatgaaggaacagtggcaaacttctcacatatcaatgagtgcagtcccattctaatttaagctcaataataaggggcctcctctttattgccgagtacgaacggcgtgtcgcagtacgacacatctttggagagaagttttacatggcatagtacctcacaaatgttgccaggagggaaaaaccaccgctgaaaattttttctgatggtctcgccaggattcgaacccaaacgtccagcgtcataggcggacatgataacctctgcgctacggtgacctcgaaattttttccagacgaaaattttttcatcgaaaattttatttcttatatccttttcgagacgagctcaatgatcggagatattTCTTTGCATatcgaaaaggaaagccagagattgcaATACACACCAACCAACAGGGGACGCGTTTCGAAATTTGATTTAGAATttctcatcagccatattaggagTGAAGGCTCCAAGCGCCGTACGTTGGTATCTTGTACTTGAACCGactttattgcgaaaacgcctctgtgatacaaacaaaacattaaccacgctcgtcaaccctgtctattagctgtaccttTACCCAATTCATGTGGTTATGtataatggcagattttttgacTGCACAATTTACACcactcccatggtatacacatgattcgGTGCATccgttggaagttgtattgatggcttcgaaaaCTAGACAACAGCAAAGGCTcttgctgttgctccgtgtgcccaacTTCGATTCCCGGCCGTGCTCTGCCGAATTTGTCcattttcaagttttgtttttgcctgttaaggcgACGATCATTAGATTTTACAAAACTTTCTagacgaaaatttttctatacgaaaaactttctatacgaaaaactttctatacgaaaaactttctatacgaaaaactttctagacgaaaatttttctatacgaaaaactttctagacgaaaatttttctatacgaaaaactttctagacgaaaatttttctatacgaaaaactttctagacgaaaatttttctatacgaaaaactttctagacgaaaatttttctatacgaaaaactttctagacgaaaatttttctatacgaaaaactttctagacgaaaatttttctatacgaaaaacttTCTAGACGAAAATTTGTCTATACGAAAAACTTTCTagacgaaaatttttctatacgaaaaacttTCTAGACGAAAATTTGTCTATACGAAAAACTTTCTagacgaaaatttttctatacgaaaaacttTCTAGACGAAAATTTGTCTATACGAAAAACTTTCTAGACGAAAATTTGTCTATACGAAAAACTTTCTagacgaaaatttttctatacgaaaaactttctagacgaaaatttttctatacgaaaaactttctagacgaaaatttttctatacgaaaaactttctagacgaaaatttttctatacgaaaaactttctagacgaaaatttttctatacgaaaaactttctagacgaaaatttttctatacgaaaaactttctagacgaaaatttttctatacgaaaaactttctagacgaaaatttttctatacgaaaaactttctagacgaaaatttttctatacgaaaaactttctagacgaaaatttttctatacgaaaaactttctagacgaaaatttttctatacgaaaaactttctagacgaaaatttttctatacgaaaaactttctagaagaaaatttttctatacgaaaaactttctagacgaaaatttttctatacgaaaaactttctagacgaaaatttttctatacgaaaaactttctagacgaaaatttttctatacgaaaaactttctagacgaaaatttttctatatacGAAAAACTTTCTagacgaaaatttttctatacgaaaaactttctagacgaaaatttttctatacgaaaaactttctagacgaaaatttttctatacgaaaaactttctagacgaaaatttttctatacgaaaaactttctagacgaaaatttttctatacgaaaaactttctagacgaaaatttttctatacgaaaaactttctagacgaaaatttttctatacgaaaaactttctagacgaaaatttttctatacgaaaaactttctagatgaaaatttttctatacaaaaaactttctagacgaaaatttttctatacgaaaaactttctagacgaaaatttttctatacgaaaaactttctagacgaaaatttttctatacgaaaaactttctagacgaaaatttttctatacgaaaaacttTCGAGACGAAAATTTTTCTGTACGAAAAACTTTCTagacgaaaatttttctatacgaaaatttttttatacgaaaatttttctatacgaaaatttttttatacgaaaaaCTTTCTAGACGAAAATTTTGCTATACGAAAAACTTTCTagacgaaaatttttctatacgaaaaactttctagacgaaaatttttctatacgaaaaactttctagacgaaaatttttctatacgaaaaacttt
The genomic region above belongs to Stomoxys calcitrans chromosome 5, idStoCalc2.1, whole genome shotgun sequence and contains:
- the LOC106093676 gene encoding dynein regulatory complex subunit 2; this encodes MGKKGKGNKLAKMSEEERARYLQMRADIEEEARRRKMQLISMYMKNKLKREEAFSRLNMAKINQEWRSILRQVKCQELRKEIVDTEKYSKDMLEHKDSVIKRLLHDLEVAHSQHDNSSQTHMEMLQHFMNIQQQRLEFFKNNYDSEREAMLLEFNEDFNKMQNLRVRTHEQLENVYYQLEEKNENQRNEAHERYLAKLDDIKAMMQLRIEDITEKGEQKLEKLWNEYQQALAEYVQHTEGFYADYMDLKERDEEYTNQTREYCYEIEKASNQLAALKLTLADAEDKSEVRLKHLKDLKEYMGNKHNELKERIDVEMMENEEKFKMMSVESYKAVKFFKNLFDKGNTLLQLVTVCRKFETEKEKILPLGLPPISKLMFENEAEQYTQVPEELKAESFCNWQLMEDFWKRVNNVKIDLVCLTQRKRSLEQENERLKSELEERLMSLNISNGINTHVNDYLAKRPSSMRIKRVERIDLDQRQKCQSADVNVGRQQKSHRPHTTSCITEANFTTAVRSRLLAKGKPKLAKIVAIKH